A section of the Phaseolus vulgaris cultivar G19833 chromosome 8, P. vulgaris v2.0, whole genome shotgun sequence genome encodes:
- the LOC137825390 gene encoding uncharacterized protein → MDTTESYMGVLGEIDVWDGLDDVDLEQSTSYNALDNEHRAHECSEAFSTNEVFRDRDELLEWARSVGYSYGLRGKPVKGGQGWMVELICGSHNHDLAETMVGHPYAGRLSIEEKVMVEDMSKTAVKPRNILLTMKERNDKNVTTIKQVYNAITVLRRSQRGHRTKMQQLMLLLERDSTYKTNKYKMPLLEVVRITSTGLTFSVAFCLPAAEKENNFF, encoded by the exons ATGGATACAACAGAGTCATACATGGGAGTTTTAGGGGAGATTGATGTGTGGGATGGATTAGATGATGTTGATCTGGAGCAGTCAACAAGTTATAACGCATTAGATAATGAACACAGGGCACATGAATGTAGTGAGGCATTTTCTACAAATGAG GTATTTCGTGATCGAGATGAGCTGTTAGAATGGGCGAGAAGTGTTGGCTATAGTTATGG ATTGCGAGGCAAACCAGTCAAAGGTGGTCAAGGGTGGATGGTTGAATTAATTTGTGGTTCTCACAATCATGACTTGGCAGAGACAATGGTGGGTCATCCGTATGCTGGAAGGTTAAGTATAGAGGAAAAGGTTATGGTTGAGGATATGAGTAAAACTGCGGTGAAGCcaagaaatattttactaaccatgaaagagagaaatgaTAAGAATGTGACAACGATTAAGCAGGTTTATAATGCAATCACTGTTCTCCGAAGATCACAACGAGGTCACAGAACAAAAATGCAGCAACTGATGTTGTTATTGGAGCGAGACAG TACGTACAAGACGAACAAGTATAAGATGCCGTTACTTGAGGTTGTTAGGATTACGTCTACAGGTTTGACTTTCTCCGTTGCATTTTGTTTACCAGCagcagaaaaggaaaataattttttttga
- the LOC137824376 gene encoding PRA1 family protein B3-like: MASTPNLPISSQSNSSAGAASQSQPPISTPAFRAFISRMSSSLRHAFAQRRPWAEMVDRSSMSRPDTLAEAYSRIRKNFSYFRVNYVTLIAFALAVSLITHPFSLLVLFGLLASWSFLYLFRPSDQPVVLFGRTFADRETLGMLVVLTVFVIFLTSVGSLLISALMVGLAFVCAHGAFRLPEDLFLDEQESNSTGFLSFLGGAAASAAVPAVARV; encoded by the coding sequence ATGGCCTCTACACCGAACCTTCCAATTTCCTCCCAATCCAACTCCTCCGCTGGCGCCGCATCGCAGTCTCAGCCTCCGATTTCCACGCCGGCGTTCCGTGCCTTCATCTCGCGAATGTCCTCGTCCCTCCGTCACGCCTTCGCACAGCGCCGCCCGTGGGCAGAGATGGTCGACCGTAGCTCCATGTCCCGACCTGACACCCTCGCCGAAGCCTACTCTCGGATCCGCAAGAACTTCTCCTACTTCCGCGTCAATTACGTAACCCTAATCGCGTTCGCGCTAGCGGTGTCGCTCATCACGCATCCTTTCTCGCTCCTCGTCCTGTTCGGCCTCCTTGCATCGTGGTCATTCCTCTACCTCTTCCGCCCCTCCGATCAGCCTGTCGTTCTTTTCGGACGCACCTTCGCCGATCGCGAAACCCTTGGGATGTTGGTGGTGCTCACCGTGTTCGTAATTTTCCTCACTAGCGTTGGGTCCTTGTTGATCTCCGCTCTCATGGTTGGATTGGCATTTGTGTGCGCGCACGGCGCGTTTCGCCTTCCCGAGGATCTGTTTCTCGACGAACAGGAGTCTAACAGTACGGGATTCCTCTCATTCCTCGGTGGCGCCGCCGCTTCTGCTGCCGTTCCGGCCGTCGCGCGGGTGTAA
- the LOC137825392 gene encoding B3 domain-containing protein REM20-like, whose translation MSGERNSMTTAAKKYFFKIFFPEKHSERMVIPSSFVKSRRLRRRRIPEDIILRNVSGGVWCVKTRLVGHKIYFQEGWKVFQAENCIGKADFLLFKYDGTNVFKVVILEQSSRCERREVEEDEVIDITEEEENEKTEDYVMEDEEDSDYENEYYEDEDDNYTEMEEESEEEHMKSQNHHSRASNRDSATSSIPKIEGPHLEDYEFDPQMYIQPENPYFEAKLYKNRPNELHIPANVLRESSLTFPEEITLSRCKCFQREDIRRNELGDNHLGFSRQTPMYSEVTKVSEWQDGRVCIKGWTNFCTKNKIKENDVCICEIVSGKHQIVRTLQVHVLGARNE comes from the exons ATGAGTGGAGAAAG GAACTCAATGACTACTGCAGCCAAGAAGTACTTCTTCAAAATCTTCTTTCCAGAGAAACACTCTGAAAGAATg GTTATTCCAAGTTCTTTTGTGAAGTCTAGACgcttacgaagaaggagaatcCCTGAAGATATCATCCTCAGAAATGTTAGTGGAGGGGTTTGGTGTGTCAAAACTCGTCTCGTTGGACACAAAATCTACTTTCAAGAGGGTTGGAAGGTTTTTCAAGCAGAAAACTGTATAGGAAAAGCAGATTTTCTACTTTTCAAGTATGATGGGACCAATGTATTCAAGGTGGTAATTCTTGAACAATCATCACGCTGTGAAAGGAGAGAAGTTGAAGAAGATGAGGTGATAGATATTACCGAAGAGGAAGAGAATGAAAAAACTGAGGACTATGTGATGGAGGACGAGGAAGATAGTGATTATGAGAATGAGTATTATGAGGATGAAGATGACAATTATACAGAAATGGAAGAAGAGAGtgaagaagaacacatgaagaGTCAAAATCATCATAGTAGAGCTAGCAATA GGGATAGTGCAACAAGTTCCATCCCCAAGATTGAAG GTCCTCATCTTGAAGACTACGAATTTGATCCACAAATGTATATTCAGCCTGAAAATCCATACTTTGAAGCAAAACTGTATAAAAATAGACCCAACGAATTG CATATTCCAGCAAATGTCTTGAGAGAGTCGTCGCTTACTTTTCCAGAAGAGATCACCCTTTCACGTTGCAAATGCTTCCAACGTGAG GATATTCGAAGAAATGAATTAGGAGACAATCATTTGGGCTTTTCACGACAGACACCAATGTATTCGGAAGTAACAAAAGTGTCTGAGTGGCAAGATGGTCGAGTATGTATTAAAGGATGGACAAACTTTTGTACAAAGAACAAGATCAAAGAAAATGATGTATGCATCTGTGAAATTGTATCAGGGAAACACCAAATAGTAAGAACACTTCAGGTGCACGTGCTTGGTGCTAGGAACGAATGA